In one Bactrocera tryoni isolate S06 chromosome 5, CSIRO_BtryS06_freeze2, whole genome shotgun sequence genomic region, the following are encoded:
- the LOC120776851 gene encoding G-protein coupled receptor Mth2-like isoform X3, whose amino-acid sequence MSQIHTQTLLRRLPLRFVYIGLALAICLPPLVSAYNENLHQRDGIHVPCSFFDTVNVTGDPHFPNGSYLHDGTMIPSQLIGKYDYIYTDLVRRVEVESHVRACICKLKPCINICCPWGASYSTNESACVNNTDYAWPQPLLNVTMPDETLKAMNIFTEFAVQSFRPCEFMFSLQPELGSFDDWKLFENGTLLRVFDMVYLTKSEFCFHPTVANDTIDTMYIINPANCNYDSDYSTIKTINAYAMLFSIPFMILTIVVYLSIPELRNQHGKSLVCYLIGLIIGYSLLAMSSLQLDAYSSLAFCKSLGYVAYYFFMAAFFWLSVISFDLWHNFRGTRGINRFQEKKRFLVYSLYAWGIPVPFLIFTWYAQEIAAIPHYWKPGIGGGEYCWLDMRTWSAMIYFFGPIVLIIMANSIMFVLTAMKIHKVQREMARIMAREDSTKNLRTEKDKFGLFLRLFMVMGVTWSMEIFSYFVGADRGWAKIFYISDICNAIQGFLIFMLFVMKKKVKHLITNRMSVVTNTKSDSKQVAVINIAPPQ is encoded by the exons atgtcacaaatacacacacaaacgcttCTGCGCAGATTGCCACTGCGGTTCGTCTATATCGGCTTGGCGCTTGCCATTTGCCTACCCCCCCTAGTGAGCGCCTACAACGAGAACTTGCATCAACGCGATGGCATACATGTGCCTTGTAGCTTCTTCGATACGGTCAACGTGACGGGTGATCCGCATTTCCCTAACGGTTCATATCTACACGATGGCACTATGATACCTTCACAGCTGATCGGCAAATATGACTATATTTACACGGATCTCGTGCGGCGTGTCGAAGTGGAGTCACATGTGCGAGCTTGCATTTGTAAACTGAAGCCGTGCATCAATATCTGTTGTCCTTGGGGCGCCAGCTATAGTACCAATGAGAGCGCTTGCGTCAACAATACCGACTATGCGTGGCCCCAGCCGCTGTTGAATGTGACTATGCCGGATGAAACATTGAAGGCGATGAATATTTTCACTGAATTTGCTGTGCAGAGTTTTCGACCATGTGAATTTATGTTCTCACTGCAACCGGAGCTCGGCTCTTTCGACGATTGGAAGCTGTTCGAG AATGGCACACTACTGCGCGTGTTCGACATGGTCTACCTCACCAAGAGCGAATTCTGTTTCCATCCAACGGTGGCGAATGACACTATAGACACCATGTACATCATCAATCCGGCTAATTGCAACTATGACTCGGATTACAGCACCATCAAAACAATAAATGCTTATG CCATGTTGTTTTCCATACCGTTCATGATACTCACCATTGTCGTTTACCTGAGCATACCAGAGCTACGCAATCAACACGGCAAATCGTTGGTTTGCTATCTGATCGGACTCATCATTGGTTACTCGTTGCTGGCGATGAGTTCGCTGCAATTGGATGCATATTCCAGTCTGGCATTCTGCAAATCGCTCGGTTATGTCGCCTATTACTTCTTTATGGCTGCCTTCTTTTGGCTTAGTGTTATCAGCTTCGATTTATGGCATAACTTCCGTGGGACGCGGGGCATCAATCGTTTTCAGGAGAAGAAACGTTTTCTCGTCTATTCGCTGTATGCTTGGGGCATACCGGTGCCCTTCTTGATCTTCACGTGGTATGCGCAGGAGATTGCTGCTATACCGCATTATTGGAAGCCCGGTATTGGCGGTGGCGAATATTGTTGGCTGGACA TGCGCACCTGGTCAGCGATGATTTACTTCTTTGGTCCAATCGTTCTCATAATTATGGCTAACAGCATAATGTTCGTCTTGACGGCCATGAAGATACACAAGGTCCAACGTGAAATGGCGCGTATAATGGCACGCGAGGATAGCACCAAGAACTTACGCACCGAAAAGGATAA ATTCGGTCTCTTTCTGCGCTTATTCATGGTCATGGGCGTGACATGGTCTATGGAGATCTTCTCGTATTTTGTTGGCGCCGATAGAGGTTGGGCCAAGATCTTCTACATTTCGGACATCTGCAATGCCATACAAGGTTTCCTCATATTCATGTTGTTTGTCATGAAGAAGAAGGTCAAGCATTTGATAACAAATCG AATGAGTGTAGTAACTAATACCAAAAGCGACAGCAAGCAGGTCGCAGTGATCAACATAGCGCCGCCACAATAA
- the LOC120776851 gene encoding G-protein coupled receptor Mth2-like isoform X1, translating into MSQIHTQTLLRRLPLRFVYIGLALAICLPPLVSAYNENLHQRDGIHVPCSFFDTVNVTGDPHFPNGSYLHDGTMIPSQLIGKYDYIYTDLVRRVEVESHVRACICKLKPCINICCPWGASYSTNESACVNNTDYAWPQPLLNVTMPDETLKAMNIFTEFAVQSFRPCEFMFSLQPELGSFDDWKLFENGTLLRVFDMVYLTKSEFCFHPTVANDTIDTMYIINPANCNYDSDYSTIKTINAYAMLFSIPFMILTIVVYLSIPELRNQHGKSLVCYLIGLIIGYSLLAMSSLQLDAYSSLAFCKSLGYVAYYFFMAAFFWLSVISFDLWHNFRGTRGINRFQEKKRFLVYSLYAWGIPVPFLIFTWYAQEIAAIPHYWKPGIGGGEYCWLDMRTWSAMIYFFGPIVLIIMANSIMFVLTAMKIHKVQREMARIMAREDSTKNLRTEKDKFGLFLRLFMVMGVTWSMEIFSYFVGADRGWAKIFYISDICNAIQGFLIFMLFVMKKKVKHLITNRYSSTRDSCNQRQSQYSTKTTSSSVGNLTLSAAGPAERPLMMPTERTTSLRN; encoded by the exons atgtcacaaatacacacacaaacgcttCTGCGCAGATTGCCACTGCGGTTCGTCTATATCGGCTTGGCGCTTGCCATTTGCCTACCCCCCCTAGTGAGCGCCTACAACGAGAACTTGCATCAACGCGATGGCATACATGTGCCTTGTAGCTTCTTCGATACGGTCAACGTGACGGGTGATCCGCATTTCCCTAACGGTTCATATCTACACGATGGCACTATGATACCTTCACAGCTGATCGGCAAATATGACTATATTTACACGGATCTCGTGCGGCGTGTCGAAGTGGAGTCACATGTGCGAGCTTGCATTTGTAAACTGAAGCCGTGCATCAATATCTGTTGTCCTTGGGGCGCCAGCTATAGTACCAATGAGAGCGCTTGCGTCAACAATACCGACTATGCGTGGCCCCAGCCGCTGTTGAATGTGACTATGCCGGATGAAACATTGAAGGCGATGAATATTTTCACTGAATTTGCTGTGCAGAGTTTTCGACCATGTGAATTTATGTTCTCACTGCAACCGGAGCTCGGCTCTTTCGACGATTGGAAGCTGTTCGAG AATGGCACACTACTGCGCGTGTTCGACATGGTCTACCTCACCAAGAGCGAATTCTGTTTCCATCCAACGGTGGCGAATGACACTATAGACACCATGTACATCATCAATCCGGCTAATTGCAACTATGACTCGGATTACAGCACCATCAAAACAATAAATGCTTATG CCATGTTGTTTTCCATACCGTTCATGATACTCACCATTGTCGTTTACCTGAGCATACCAGAGCTACGCAATCAACACGGCAAATCGTTGGTTTGCTATCTGATCGGACTCATCATTGGTTACTCGTTGCTGGCGATGAGTTCGCTGCAATTGGATGCATATTCCAGTCTGGCATTCTGCAAATCGCTCGGTTATGTCGCCTATTACTTCTTTATGGCTGCCTTCTTTTGGCTTAGTGTTATCAGCTTCGATTTATGGCATAACTTCCGTGGGACGCGGGGCATCAATCGTTTTCAGGAGAAGAAACGTTTTCTCGTCTATTCGCTGTATGCTTGGGGCATACCGGTGCCCTTCTTGATCTTCACGTGGTATGCGCAGGAGATTGCTGCTATACCGCATTATTGGAAGCCCGGTATTGGCGGTGGCGAATATTGTTGGCTGGACA TGCGCACCTGGTCAGCGATGATTTACTTCTTTGGTCCAATCGTTCTCATAATTATGGCTAACAGCATAATGTTCGTCTTGACGGCCATGAAGATACACAAGGTCCAACGTGAAATGGCGCGTATAATGGCACGCGAGGATAGCACCAAGAACTTACGCACCGAAAAGGATAA ATTCGGTCTCTTTCTGCGCTTATTCATGGTCATGGGCGTGACATGGTCTATGGAGATCTTCTCGTATTTTGTTGGCGCCGATAGAGGTTGGGCCAAGATCTTCTACATTTCGGACATCTGCAATGCCATACAAGGTTTCCTCATATTCATGTTGTTTGTCATGAAGAAGAAGGTCAAGCATTTGATAACAAATCG CTATTCGTCTACACGTGACAGCTGCAACCAGCGCCAGAGCCAATACTCAACGAAGACAACGTCCAGCAGTGTTGGCAATTTAACGCTCTCGGCTGCTGGTCCCGCTGAGAGGCCGCTAATGATGCCAACCGAACGGACGACAAGTTTGagaaattaa
- the LOC120776851 gene encoding G-protein coupled receptor Mth2-like isoform X4, with amino-acid sequence MSQIHTQTLLRRLPLRFVYIGLALAICLPPLVSAYNENLHQRDGIHVPCSFFDTVNVTGDPHFPNGSYLHDGTMIPSQLIGKYDYIYTDLVRRVEVESHVRACICKLKPCINICCPWGASYSTNESACVNNTDYAWPQPLLNVTMPDETLKAMNIFTEFAVQSFRPCEFMFSLQPELGSFDDWKLFENGTLLRVFDMVYLTKSEFCFHPTVANDTIDTMYIINPANCNYDSDYSTIKTINAYAMLFSIPFMILTIVVYLSIPELRNQHGKSLVCYLIGLIIGYSLLAMSSLQLDAYSSLAFCKSLGYVAYYFFMAAFFWLSVISFDLWHNFRGTRGINRFQEKKRFLVYSLYAWGIPVPFLIFTWYAQEIAAIPHYWKPGIGGGEYCWLDMRTWSAMIYFFGPIVLIIMANSIMFVLTAMKIHKVQREMARIMAREDSTKNLRTEKDKFGLFLRLFMVMGVTWSMEIFSYFVGADRGWAKIFYISDICNAIQGFLIFMLFVMKKKVKHLITNRTVRIRSYRQTESTTVGGGSISMRRRFQNVSLHIRQLIVIRSAFNPPSTRNHSSNNTSNRFTHSHTV; translated from the exons atgtcacaaatacacacacaaacgcttCTGCGCAGATTGCCACTGCGGTTCGTCTATATCGGCTTGGCGCTTGCCATTTGCCTACCCCCCCTAGTGAGCGCCTACAACGAGAACTTGCATCAACGCGATGGCATACATGTGCCTTGTAGCTTCTTCGATACGGTCAACGTGACGGGTGATCCGCATTTCCCTAACGGTTCATATCTACACGATGGCACTATGATACCTTCACAGCTGATCGGCAAATATGACTATATTTACACGGATCTCGTGCGGCGTGTCGAAGTGGAGTCACATGTGCGAGCTTGCATTTGTAAACTGAAGCCGTGCATCAATATCTGTTGTCCTTGGGGCGCCAGCTATAGTACCAATGAGAGCGCTTGCGTCAACAATACCGACTATGCGTGGCCCCAGCCGCTGTTGAATGTGACTATGCCGGATGAAACATTGAAGGCGATGAATATTTTCACTGAATTTGCTGTGCAGAGTTTTCGACCATGTGAATTTATGTTCTCACTGCAACCGGAGCTCGGCTCTTTCGACGATTGGAAGCTGTTCGAG AATGGCACACTACTGCGCGTGTTCGACATGGTCTACCTCACCAAGAGCGAATTCTGTTTCCATCCAACGGTGGCGAATGACACTATAGACACCATGTACATCATCAATCCGGCTAATTGCAACTATGACTCGGATTACAGCACCATCAAAACAATAAATGCTTATG CCATGTTGTTTTCCATACCGTTCATGATACTCACCATTGTCGTTTACCTGAGCATACCAGAGCTACGCAATCAACACGGCAAATCGTTGGTTTGCTATCTGATCGGACTCATCATTGGTTACTCGTTGCTGGCGATGAGTTCGCTGCAATTGGATGCATATTCCAGTCTGGCATTCTGCAAATCGCTCGGTTATGTCGCCTATTACTTCTTTATGGCTGCCTTCTTTTGGCTTAGTGTTATCAGCTTCGATTTATGGCATAACTTCCGTGGGACGCGGGGCATCAATCGTTTTCAGGAGAAGAAACGTTTTCTCGTCTATTCGCTGTATGCTTGGGGCATACCGGTGCCCTTCTTGATCTTCACGTGGTATGCGCAGGAGATTGCTGCTATACCGCATTATTGGAAGCCCGGTATTGGCGGTGGCGAATATTGTTGGCTGGACA TGCGCACCTGGTCAGCGATGATTTACTTCTTTGGTCCAATCGTTCTCATAATTATGGCTAACAGCATAATGTTCGTCTTGACGGCCATGAAGATACACAAGGTCCAACGTGAAATGGCGCGTATAATGGCACGCGAGGATAGCACCAAGAACTTACGCACCGAAAAGGATAA ATTCGGTCTCTTTCTGCGCTTATTCATGGTCATGGGCGTGACATGGTCTATGGAGATCTTCTCGTATTTTGTTGGCGCCGATAGAGGTTGGGCCAAGATCTTCTACATTTCGGACATCTGCAATGCCATACAAGGTTTCCTCATATTCATGTTGTTTGTCATGAAGAAGAAGGTCAAGCATTTGATAACAAATCG CACGGTGCGCATACGCAGTTACCGTCAAACCGAGTCGACGACTGTTGGCGGCGGCAGCATTTCAATGCGTCGGCGCTTTCAAAATGTCTCCCTGCACATAAGACAGTTAATTGTGATACGAAGCGCTTTCAATCCGCCGTCCACACGAAatcacagcagcaacaacacaagtAATCGCTTCACGCATTCGCACACGGTGTAA
- the LOC120776851 gene encoding G-protein coupled receptor Mth2-like isoform X2 has product MSQIHTQTLLRRLPLRFVYIGLALAICLPPLVSAYNENLHQRDGIHVPCSFFDTVNVTGDPHFPNGSYLHDGTMIPSQLIGKYDYIYTDLVRRVEVESHVRACICKLKPCINICCPWGASYSTNESACVNNTDYAWPQPLLNVTMPDETLKAMNIFTEFAVQSFRPCEFMFSLQPELGSFDDWKLFENGTLLRVFDMVYLTKSEFCFHPTVANDTIDTMYIINPANCNYDSDYSTIKTINAYAMLFSIPFMILTIVVYLSIPELRNQHGKSLVCYLIGLIIGYSLLAMSSLQLDAYSSLAFCKSLGYVAYYFFMAAFFWLSVISFDLWHNFRGTRGINRFQEKKRFLVYSLYAWGIPVPFLIFTWYAQEIAAIPHYWKPGIGGGEYCWLDMRTWSAMIYFFGPIVLIIMANSIMFVLTAMKIHKVQREMARIMAREDSTKNLRTEKDKFGLFLRLFMVMGVTWSMEIFSYFVGADRGWAKIFYISDICNAIQGFLIFMLFVMKKKVKHLITNRLLKRRPPGTSHTNSTSSTNSDHNQNPDKYAMKMKSSQALRGSERF; this is encoded by the exons atgtcacaaatacacacacaaacgcttCTGCGCAGATTGCCACTGCGGTTCGTCTATATCGGCTTGGCGCTTGCCATTTGCCTACCCCCCCTAGTGAGCGCCTACAACGAGAACTTGCATCAACGCGATGGCATACATGTGCCTTGTAGCTTCTTCGATACGGTCAACGTGACGGGTGATCCGCATTTCCCTAACGGTTCATATCTACACGATGGCACTATGATACCTTCACAGCTGATCGGCAAATATGACTATATTTACACGGATCTCGTGCGGCGTGTCGAAGTGGAGTCACATGTGCGAGCTTGCATTTGTAAACTGAAGCCGTGCATCAATATCTGTTGTCCTTGGGGCGCCAGCTATAGTACCAATGAGAGCGCTTGCGTCAACAATACCGACTATGCGTGGCCCCAGCCGCTGTTGAATGTGACTATGCCGGATGAAACATTGAAGGCGATGAATATTTTCACTGAATTTGCTGTGCAGAGTTTTCGACCATGTGAATTTATGTTCTCACTGCAACCGGAGCTCGGCTCTTTCGACGATTGGAAGCTGTTCGAG AATGGCACACTACTGCGCGTGTTCGACATGGTCTACCTCACCAAGAGCGAATTCTGTTTCCATCCAACGGTGGCGAATGACACTATAGACACCATGTACATCATCAATCCGGCTAATTGCAACTATGACTCGGATTACAGCACCATCAAAACAATAAATGCTTATG CCATGTTGTTTTCCATACCGTTCATGATACTCACCATTGTCGTTTACCTGAGCATACCAGAGCTACGCAATCAACACGGCAAATCGTTGGTTTGCTATCTGATCGGACTCATCATTGGTTACTCGTTGCTGGCGATGAGTTCGCTGCAATTGGATGCATATTCCAGTCTGGCATTCTGCAAATCGCTCGGTTATGTCGCCTATTACTTCTTTATGGCTGCCTTCTTTTGGCTTAGTGTTATCAGCTTCGATTTATGGCATAACTTCCGTGGGACGCGGGGCATCAATCGTTTTCAGGAGAAGAAACGTTTTCTCGTCTATTCGCTGTATGCTTGGGGCATACCGGTGCCCTTCTTGATCTTCACGTGGTATGCGCAGGAGATTGCTGCTATACCGCATTATTGGAAGCCCGGTATTGGCGGTGGCGAATATTGTTGGCTGGACA TGCGCACCTGGTCAGCGATGATTTACTTCTTTGGTCCAATCGTTCTCATAATTATGGCTAACAGCATAATGTTCGTCTTGACGGCCATGAAGATACACAAGGTCCAACGTGAAATGGCGCGTATAATGGCACGCGAGGATAGCACCAAGAACTTACGCACCGAAAAGGATAA ATTCGGTCTCTTTCTGCGCTTATTCATGGTCATGGGCGTGACATGGTCTATGGAGATCTTCTCGTATTTTGTTGGCGCCGATAGAGGTTGGGCCAAGATCTTCTACATTTCGGACATCTGCAATGCCATACAAGGTTTCCTCATATTCATGTTGTTTGTCATGAAGAAGAAGGTCAAGCATTTGATAACAAATCG CCTACTCAAGCGCCGGCCGCCGGGTACGAGCCACACGAACTCCACCAGCTCAACGAATTCCGATCATAATCAAAATCCCGATAAATATGCAATGAAAATGAAGTCGTCACAGGCGCTGCGTGGCAGTGAACGCTTCTAG